Proteins encoded in a region of the Clostridium beijerinckii genome:
- a CDS encoding Asp23/Gls24 family envelope stress response protein, protein MEDLVREENIGVVKISDEVVSVIAGIAAQEIDGILDAQMGVANNLTNIFKGKKNTAKASKVTLEEDKAIIDMNVSVEYGKKIMEVVPQVQDNVKKTVEAMTGLYVEAVNIYVQNIYISKKEESESN, encoded by the coding sequence ATGGAAGATTTAGTTAGAGAAGAAAATATCGGAGTAGTTAAAATTTCTGATGAGGTAGTAAGCGTTATTGCAGGAATTGCTGCTCAGGAGATTGATGGAATATTAGATGCTCAAATGGGTGTTGCAAACAACTTAACAAACATATTTAAAGGTAAAAAGAACACCGCTAAAGCAAGCAAAGTTACTCTAGAAGAAGATAAAGCAATTATAGATATGAACGTATCAGTTGAATATGGTAAGAAAATAATGGAAGTTGTGCCTCAGGTGCAAGATAATGTTAAGAAAACCGTGGAAGCTATGACTGGACTATATGTTGAAGCCGTTAATATCTATGTTCAGAATATTTATATATCAAAAAAGGAAGAAAGTGAATCTAACTAG
- the nusB gene encoding transcription antitermination factor NusB, with product MNRKLSREKAMELLFGMTLSKDTMEDAVEAFVENYEGDIKEIDLTYVKQVLIGVNNNKEAIDKVIQDNLHNWKIERISKVNLSILRIATYELLYDKEVPRGVAINEALEITRRYSDEKSVSFINGVLDKIKQD from the coding sequence ATGAATAGAAAATTATCAAGAGAAAAGGCTATGGAGTTACTTTTTGGAATGACTTTGAGCAAAGATACAATGGAAGATGCAGTGGAAGCATTTGTAGAGAATTATGAAGGGGATATAAAAGAGATTGACTTAACATATGTAAAACAAGTGTTAATTGGTGTAAACAATAATAAAGAAGCAATTGACAAAGTTATACAAGATAATTTACATAACTGGAAAATTGAAAGAATATCTAAAGTTAATTTAAGCATTTTAAGAATTGCAACATACGAATTATTATATGATAAGGAAGTACCAAGAGGTGTTGCCATAAACGAAGCTTTAGAAATTACAAGAAGATATTCAGATGAAAAAAGTGTATCGTTTATAAATGGAGTACTAGATAAGATTAAGCAGGACTAA
- a CDS encoding bifunctional methylenetetrahydrofolate dehydrogenase/methenyltetrahydrofolate cyclohydrolase, with product MGQIINGKEVALKVKEEIKNFVNNRKEKNLQVPKIASILVGNDGGSIYYMGSQEKVANSLGVEFLKLTLPETCNDEDVIAEIHKLNEDNNIHGIILQLPLPNNFDEKKIIKQISPNKDIDCLTFESQGKLYMGEPKFLPCTPNSVITLIKSLNIDIVGKNVVVLGRSNIVGKPVAQLLLNENATVTICHSKTKNLREVCKNADILVVAIGRPKFIDETYVNENTIVIDVGTSSFEGKITGDVDFDKVIDKCRFLTPVPGGVGSLTTTLLIKNACEALQENEY from the coding sequence ATGGGGCAAATTATTAATGGTAAAGAAGTTGCATTAAAAGTTAAAGAAGAAATAAAAAATTTTGTTAATAATAGAAAAGAAAAAAATCTTCAAGTTCCTAAAATTGCATCAATATTAGTTGGTAATGATGGTGGATCTATTTATTATATGGGCAGTCAAGAGAAAGTAGCTAATTCTCTTGGAGTTGAGTTTCTAAAATTAACTTTACCAGAAACTTGTAATGACGAAGATGTTATAGCAGAAATACATAAATTAAATGAAGATAATAATATTCATGGAATTATTCTACAGTTGCCACTTCCGAATAATTTTGATGAAAAGAAAATTATTAAACAAATATCTCCTAATAAGGATATTGATTGTCTTACATTTGAGAGTCAAGGAAAACTATATATGGGAGAGCCAAAATTTTTACCTTGTACACCTAATTCAGTAATTACCTTAATTAAAAGTCTAAACATAGATATTGTAGGGAAGAATGTTGTAGTCCTTGGAAGAAGCAATATAGTTGGAAAGCCAGTAGCTCAGCTTTTATTGAATGAAAATGCAACAGTTACAATTTGTCATTCAAAAACTAAGAATCTAAGAGAAGTTTGCAAGAATGCAGATATTTTAGTAGTAGCTATAGGAAGACCAAAATTCATTGATGAAACATACGTAAATGAAAATACGATTGTAATAGATGTTGGAACATCATCTTTTGAGGGTAAAATAACTGGAGATGTAGATTTTGATAAGGTAATAGATAAATGTAGATTTTTAACTCCAGTTCCAGGTGGAGTTGGCTCCTTAACAACTACTTTATTAATAAAAAATGCATGTGAGGCTTTACAGGAAAATGAATATTAA
- the xseA gene encoding exodeoxyribonuclease VII large subunit, which produces MNIKTLTVSEVTNYIKRMLDNDFILSNLSVKGEISNLKYHSSGHIYFTLKDSSGRINCVMFKSNAVLLDFPLEEGMEVIIKGRASIYPATGSFQLYCDEIRKEGLGDLFIKFEKLKEKLSKEGYFDEAYKKELPKYPQRIGIVTSPTGAAIRDIINVSTRRSSLVDVVLYPAKVQGAGAYKDIISGISYFNRKKSVDIIIVGRGGGSIEELWNFNEEELAKAIFNSKIPIISAVGHEIDFTICDFVADVRAATPSQGAEIAVPLSDNIKDRLLDISKNLDKYISDRLDTCRNNLSGAQRILKVHSPMAKISNSYLEVDRLQDRLNFAMRTKIKGEKNKVENLNNLLFAHNPIKVISKGYAIIKDNENNIITSKEQLNEDKNIEVILKDGNIEGKFIPSK; this is translated from the coding sequence ATGAATATTAAGACTTTAACTGTTTCAGAGGTCACAAATTATATAAAAAGAATGTTAGACAATGACTTTATCTTAAGTAATCTCTCTGTAAAAGGGGAGATTTCTAATTTGAAGTATCATAGTAGTGGTCATATTTACTTTACACTTAAAGATAGTAGTGGCAGGATAAATTGCGTTATGTTTAAAAGTAATGCAGTATTATTAGATTTTCCATTAGAAGAAGGAATGGAAGTTATTATTAAAGGTAGGGCATCAATATACCCTGCCACTGGAAGCTTCCAACTTTATTGTGATGAGATAAGAAAAGAAGGCTTAGGAGATTTATTTATTAAATTTGAGAAACTTAAAGAAAAACTATCTAAAGAAGGATATTTTGATGAAGCATATAAAAAGGAATTACCAAAGTATCCTCAGAGAATAGGAATAGTTACATCGCCAACAGGAGCGGCGATAAGAGATATTATAAATGTTTCAACTAGAAGAAGCAGTCTTGTGGATGTAGTCCTATATCCGGCAAAAGTACAAGGCGCAGGTGCCTACAAGGATATCATTTCTGGAATTAGTTATTTTAATAGAAAGAAATCAGTAGATATAATTATAGTAGGCAGAGGCGGAGGTTCAATAGAGGAATTATGGAATTTTAATGAAGAGGAGTTGGCTAAGGCGATTTTTAACTCTAAAATACCCATAATTTCAGCAGTAGGACATGAGATAGATTTTACGATTTGTGATTTTGTAGCAGATGTCAGGGCAGCAACACCTTCTCAAGGTGCTGAGATTGCTGTTCCACTTAGTGATAATATAAAAGATAGATTACTAGATATTTCAAAGAATTTAGATAAGTATATAAGTGATAGATTAGATACTTGTAGAAATAATTTATCAGGAGCTCAAAGAATTTTAAAGGTTCATTCTCCGATGGCTAAAATATCTAATTCATATTTAGAAGTGGATAGATTACAAGATAGGTTGAATTTTGCAATGAGAACGAAAATTAAAGGAGAAAAGAACAAAGTAGAAAATTTAAATAATTTGCTTTTTGCTCATAATCCAATTAAGGTAATTTCAAAAGGATATGCTATAATAAAAGATAATGAAAATAATATTATTACATCGAAAGAACAGCTAAATGAAGATAAAAATATAGAAGTTATTCTTAAAGATGGTAATATAGAGGGAAAATTCATACCATCAAAATGA
- a CDS encoding exodeoxyribonuclease VII small subunit — MAKKESYEEMLTKLQDILSNLETDDLNLEESMKSYEEGVKLVNKIYKILDSYEAKISIIKDDKELEFSEEYGDK; from the coding sequence ATGGCTAAAAAAGAAAGTTATGAAGAAATGTTAACTAAACTTCAAGATATATTAAGCAATTTAGAAACAGATGACTTGAATCTTGAGGAATCTATGAAATCTTATGAAGAAGGTGTTAAACTTGTAAATAAGATTTATAAGATTTTAGATTCCTATGAAGCTAAAATTTCTATAATTAAAGATGATAAAGAATTGGAGTTTAGTGAAGAGTATGGAGATAAATAA
- a CDS encoding polyprenyl synthetase family protein: protein MEINNLKKDINEYLENYFSKKGSFNRIIYDSCSYSLNIGGKRIRPILLSLTYYIYKEDYRKVMPMAAAMEMIHTYSLIHDDLPCMDNDDLRRGKPTNHIKFQENIAVLAGDALLNEAMIIMMDYALKSENNALRAAHEIAVAAGAEGMIGGQVVDIISEGKNISQDELEYMHAKKTGALIRAAIVSGAILADAPEDDLRLLREYGEKLGLVFQIKDDILDVIGDSNVLGKNIHADEEHNKTNFISAFGLDKCKELCETLTKECISILKSLSVNSDCLVELTYTLLNREN from the coding sequence ATGGAGATAAATAATTTAAAAAAAGATATCAATGAATATTTAGAAAATTATTTTAGTAAAAAAGGAAGTTTTAATAGAATTATATATGATTCATGCAGCTATAGTTTGAATATAGGCGGGAAAAGAATACGACCAATATTGCTTTCGCTAACTTACTATATATACAAAGAAGATTATAGGAAAGTTATGCCAATGGCAGCTGCCATGGAAATGATTCATACATACTCATTGATTCACGATGACCTTCCTTGTATGGATAATGACGATTTAAGAAGAGGAAAACCTACAAATCATATTAAATTTCAGGAAAATATAGCAGTTCTTGCAGGAGATGCTTTATTAAACGAAGCTATGATAATAATGATGGATTATGCGCTAAAAAGTGAAAACAATGCTTTAAGAGCGGCACATGAGATAGCAGTTGCGGCAGGCGCAGAAGGTATGATAGGCGGTCAAGTAGTAGACATTATTTCAGAAGGAAAGAACATATCACAAGATGAGTTAGAATATATGCATGCTAAAAAAACAGGTGCACTTATTAGAGCAGCAATAGTTTCAGGAGCAATTTTAGCTGACGCTCCTGAAGATGATTTGAGATTATTAAGAGAATATGGTGAAAAGCTAGGGCTTGTTTTTCAAATAAAAGATGACATATTGGATGTTATTGGAGATAGTAATGTATTAGGTAAAAATATACATGCAGATGAAGAACATAATAAAACAAATTTTATATCGGCTTTTGGATTAGATAAGTGCAAAGAATTATGTGAAACTTTAACTAAAGAATGCATATCTATTCTTAAGAGTTTGAGTGTTAATTCAGATTGTTTAGTTGAACTTACATATACTCTTTTAAATAGAGAAAATTAA
- the dxs gene encoding 1-deoxy-D-xylulose-5-phosphate synthase: MNLLDKLNFPEDLKKLNEEDYKVLSSEIRKFLIDSVSKTGGHLASNLGVVELTLSLFKAFSFDKDKIVWDVGHQSYVYKILTGRKEGFKKLRKYDGISGFPKRNESKYDYFDTGHSSTSISAALGIARARDLKKEKYNVISVIGDGALTGGMAIEALNDVGFRKTKLIIILNDNQMSISTNVGGLSRYLNKLRIAPVYNKLKTDIHASLDNSNLGKNIAGKISKVKDSIKQLIVPSMFFENMGVKYIGPIDGHDIDAMTEVFIKAKEINEPVIIHILTQKGKGYALAEESPSKYHAVGAFNLESGESNASPKNSYSKAFGKALVNLGTQDEKIVAITAAMPEGTGLKCFSQKFRDRFFDVGIAEEHAVTLAAGMASNGLKPVFAVYSTFLQRAFDQVIHDVCIQNLPVVFAIDRAGIVGEDGETHQGINDLSYLSMIPNIHIVVPKCLEEVDVLLKWAISKNAPVAIRYPKGGNIIDTLSPIKEVVEGQWEIVNRGSKVCIIATGRMVQHAMLAKEFLYEKGLNPTVINATFVKPIDKKLLENIKKEGYNVLTIEDNILKGGLGSAVRDYLSEIDYKGTIRSLGYDDEFIPQGNVEILYKTYKLDYENISKIVMKLYD, from the coding sequence ATGAACTTACTGGATAAATTGAATTTTCCAGAAGATTTAAAAAAGCTTAATGAAGAAGATTATAAAGTTTTAAGTAGTGAGATTAGAAAATTTTTAATAGATAGTGTCTCTAAAACTGGTGGCCATTTGGCATCTAATTTAGGAGTCGTTGAATTAACATTAAGTTTATTTAAAGCTTTTAGCTTTGATAAAGATAAAATAGTATGGGATGTAGGGCACCAGAGTTATGTTTACAAAATTTTGACTGGAAGAAAAGAAGGATTTAAAAAGCTTAGGAAATATGATGGAATAAGTGGATTTCCTAAGAGAAATGAAAGTAAATATGATTATTTTGATACAGGTCATAGTAGCACTTCAATATCAGCAGCGCTTGGAATTGCAAGGGCAAGAGATTTAAAGAAAGAAAAATATAATGTTATCTCTGTTATAGGTGATGGTGCTCTAACAGGTGGAATGGCAATCGAGGCTCTAAATGATGTTGGATTTAGAAAAACAAAATTAATCATTATATTAAATGATAACCAGATGTCAATTTCAACGAATGTCGGAGGATTATCGCGATATTTAAATAAACTTAGAATAGCACCAGTATATAATAAGTTAAAGACTGATATTCATGCATCTCTAGATAACTCAAATCTAGGTAAAAATATAGCAGGAAAAATATCTAAAGTTAAAGATAGCATAAAACAATTAATAGTTCCATCTATGTTTTTTGAAAACATGGGGGTAAAATATATTGGACCAATCGATGGGCATGATATCGATGCAATGACAGAGGTGTTTATAAAAGCAAAAGAAATAAACGAACCAGTCATAATACATATTTTAACTCAAAAAGGAAAAGGTTATGCGCTAGCAGAAGAAAGCCCAAGTAAGTACCATGCGGTAGGAGCCTTTAATTTAGAAAGCGGTGAATCAAATGCATCGCCAAAGAATAGCTATTCAAAGGCATTCGGAAAGGCGCTAGTAAATCTTGGGACACAAGATGAAAAAATAGTTGCAATTACAGCAGCTATGCCGGAAGGTACAGGACTTAAATGTTTTTCACAGAAATTTAGAGACAGATTCTTTGATGTGGGAATAGCAGAAGAACATGCAGTTACTCTTGCAGCTGGGATGGCGAGTAACGGTTTAAAACCTGTTTTTGCAGTTTATTCAACATTTCTACAAAGAGCATTTGATCAAGTAATTCATGATGTTTGTATTCAAAATCTTCCTGTAGTATTTGCGATAGATAGAGCGGGAATAGTTGGAGAAGACGGTGAAACTCATCAAGGTATTAATGATTTATCCTATTTATCTATGATCCCTAATATACATATAGTTGTACCAAAATGTCTAGAAGAAGTTGATGTTTTATTAAAGTGGGCAATTAGCAAAAATGCGCCAGTTGCAATAAGATATCCAAAGGGTGGAAACATAATTGATACTCTTTCACCAATTAAAGAGGTGGTAGAAGGACAATGGGAAATAGTAAATAGAGGTTCTAAGGTCTGTATTATTGCAACTGGCAGGATGGTTCAACATGCAATGCTTGCAAAAGAATTCCTATATGAGAAAGGATTAAATCCAACGGTTATTAATGCAACATTTGTTAAGCCAATTGATAAAAAATTACTAGAAAATATAAAAAAAGAAGGATATAATGTTTTAACAATAGAGGATAACATTTTAAAAGGTGGATTAGGTTCAGCTGTAAGAGATTATTTAAGTGAAATAGATTATAAAGGAACTATTAGATCACTTGGATATGATGATGAATTTATTCCTCAGGGAAATGTAGAAATCTTGTATAAAACATATAAATTAGATTACGAGAATATAAGCAAGATTGTTATGAAGCTTTATGATTAA
- a CDS encoding TlyA family RNA methyltransferase, whose amino-acid sequence MAEKKERLDLLLVEKGIINSREKAKACIMEGKVYVDGQKVDKAGEKVSSNANIEYRGETLKYVSRGGLKLEKAMKTYNISLENKVCMDIGASTGGFTDCMLQNGASKVFSVDVGYGQFAWKLRTDERVVCMERTNIRYVTLEDIGEPLDFASIDVSFISLKKIMPATINLLKDDGEVVALIKPQFEAGREKVGKKGVVREISTHKEVVHDIIDFLLQQNLNVLGVSFSPIKGPEGNREYLVYFTKDKNKTSDFGKDDIDEVVENSHIEI is encoded by the coding sequence ATGGCGGAAAAAAAAGAAAGACTTGATTTACTTTTAGTAGAAAAGGGCATAATTAATTCTAGAGAAAAAGCAAAAGCTTGCATAATGGAAGGTAAAGTTTATGTTGATGGTCAAAAAGTAGATAAGGCTGGGGAGAAAGTAAGTTCTAATGCTAATATTGAATATCGCGGAGAAACGCTTAAGTATGTTAGCAGAGGTGGGCTTAAATTAGAAAAAGCAATGAAAACTTATAACATATCATTAGAAAATAAAGTGTGTATGGATATAGGTGCATCAACAGGCGGATTCACTGATTGCATGCTTCAAAACGGTGCTTCTAAAGTGTTTTCTGTAGATGTTGGCTATGGACAGTTTGCATGGAAACTTAGAACTGATGAAAGAGTAGTTTGCATGGAAAGAACCAATATAAGATATGTTACTCTAGAAGATATAGGAGAACCTTTAGACTTTGCATCTATAGATGTATCTTTTATATCACTAAAAAAAATAATGCCTGCAACAATAAATTTGCTAAAAGATGATGGAGAAGTTGTTGCGCTTATAAAGCCTCAATTTGAAGCTGGACGCGAAAAAGTAGGAAAAAAAGGTGTTGTAAGAGAGATAAGCACACATAAGGAAGTAGTACATGATATTATAGACTTTCTATTACAGCAAAACTTAAATGTTTTAGGTGTGAGCTTTTCTCCTATTAAAGGGCCAGAAGGAAATAGAGAATATTTAGTGTATTTTACAAAGGATAAAAATAAAACGAGTGATTTTGGAAAAGATGATATAGATGAAGTTGTTGAAAATTCACACATAGAAATTTAA
- a CDS encoding NAD(+)/NADH kinase yields the protein MNNIGIAINPSKDADNKILNMVVKKFKEKFNLKNIEVFNSFDIEDQNLRDIDLLIVLGGDGTLLGIARSLNDSFNAPILGINIGNLGFLSSVDISDIDIALEKLKDGKYKFVDRMMLNCKVESDENKEELKALNDVVLARGTLSRMVKFTIFVDGKIYSTFKGDGLIIATPTGSTAYSFSAGGPFIYPDLELITITPICPHTKSMQTIVLKGDSIIEIYADHEEEKIYLTVDGQKAIKINHETSVKVSKNKKSVKLLVFDDYDYFKVLRSKILNNSKECDGEKL from the coding sequence ATGAATAATATTGGGATTGCAATTAATCCATCAAAAGATGCAGATAATAAAATATTAAATATGGTTGTAAAAAAGTTTAAGGAAAAGTTTAACTTAAAAAACATTGAAGTTTTTAATTCATTCGATATAGAGGATCAGAATTTAAGAGATATTGATTTACTTATTGTATTGGGTGGAGATGGTACACTCCTTGGAATAGCTAGATCTTTAAACGATAGTTTTAATGCACCTATCTTGGGAATTAATATAGGAAATTTAGGATTTTTGTCAAGTGTAGATATATCAGATATTGATATTGCTCTTGAAAAATTGAAAGATGGAAAATATAAATTTGTTGACAGAATGATGTTAAATTGTAAAGTTGAATCAGATGAGAATAAAGAAGAACTTAAGGCTTTAAATGATGTGGTACTGGCTAGAGGAACTCTTTCAAGAATGGTGAAATTTACGATCTTTGTAGATGGAAAAATATATTCCACATTCAAAGGTGATGGACTTATTATAGCAACACCTACTGGATCTACAGCATATTCATTTTCAGCAGGAGGACCATTTATATATCCAGATTTAGAACTTATAACAATAACTCCTATATGCCCTCATACCAAAAGTATGCAAACTATTGTATTAAAAGGAGACAGTATTATAGAGATATATGCAGACCATGAAGAAGAAAAAATTTATTTGACTGTAGATGGTCAAAAGGCTATTAAAATTAATCATGAAACTTCGGTAAAGGTAAGTAAAAATAAAAAAAGTGTAAAATTACTTGTATTTGATGATTATGATTATTTTAAAGTCTTGAGAAGTAAGATTTTGAATAATTCTAAAGAATGTGATGGTGAGAAACTTTGA
- a CDS encoding arginine repressor — MKSKRHTKILEIIGSREIETQEELADALKKEGFDVTQATVSRDIKNLKLIKMQSTNGKSKYVVSTGEQKNIIDRLSNILANTVLSVENVDKMVVIKTITGSAPITAEAIDNLESADIAGTVAGDNTIFILVRSLESAEDLVDKIRKRMSS, encoded by the coding sequence TTGAAATCAAAAAGGCATACTAAAATATTAGAAATCATAGGCTCAAGAGAAATAGAGACACAAGAAGAGTTGGCAGATGCATTAAAAAAAGAAGGATTTGATGTGACACAAGCTACTGTATCTAGAGATATAAAGAATTTAAAGTTAATAAAAATGCAATCGACTAATGGTAAATCTAAATATGTCGTGTCTACAGGAGAACAAAAAAACATTATTGATAGATTAAGCAATATTTTAGCGAATACAGTACTTTCAGTAGAAAACGTAGATAAAATGGTTGTAATAAAAACTATAACAGGGTCAGCACCGATTACAGCTGAAGCTATTGATAATTTGGAAAGTGCGGATATTGCAGGAACAGTGGCAGGAGACAATACTATTTTCATCTTAGTTAGAAGTTTGGAAAGTGCTGAAGATTTGGTTGATAAAATAAGAAAAAGAATGTCATCATAA